A window of the Oscillospiraceae bacterium NTUH-002-81 genome harbors these coding sequences:
- a CDS encoding TRAP transporter large permease: protein MSSTAVAGLTIFIVLVVILVSGMPIAVALAASSMIAIVQLLDSAAAITTASQKLFQGISIFTLLAIPFFVLAGNIMNKGGIAVRLINFAKVVIGWLPGSLVHVNILANMLFGAVSGSGAAAASAMGSVIGPIEEKEGMDMDFCTAVNVATAPTGLLIPPSNVLITYALASGGTSVAALFMGGYIPGILWGVGCMVVAGIWMHKHGYHSTTKYSFKEALITIWKAIPSLLLILIIVGGICSGIFTATEASGIAVVYSLFLSLIVYHTITVRELKQILLDSGKMTATIMFLVGTSNIMAWVMAFAGIPAAISNVLLSISSSKVVILLIINIFLLFVGTFMDITPAVLIFTPIFLPICQSFGMSALHFGIMITFNLCIGCITPPVGNILFVGLKVSKRRLEAVMKPLVLFYAAIFVVLMLVTFVPAVSTAIPSMLGY from the coding sequence ATGAGTTCAACAGCAGTTGCAGGATTAACGATTTTTATTGTTCTTGTTGTGATTCTGGTTTCAGGAATGCCCATTGCCGTGGCACTGGCAGCATCCTCCATGATCGCCATTGTGCAGCTTCTTGACAGTGCGGCAGCCATCACCACCGCATCCCAGAAGCTTTTCCAGGGAATCTCCATTTTCACCCTGCTGGCCATTCCTTTCTTTGTACTGGCGGGCAACATTATGAATAAGGGCGGAATTGCCGTCCGCCTGATTAACTTCGCAAAGGTTGTCATCGGCTGGCTTCCCGGATCTCTTGTTCACGTAAACATTCTGGCAAACATGCTGTTTGGTGCAGTTTCCGGTTCTGGTGCAGCTGCAGCATCTGCCATGGGTTCCGTCATCGGCCCCATCGAGGAAAAAGAAGGCATGGATATGGACTTCTGTACGGCGGTCAACGTGGCGACAGCGCCCACAGGACTGCTCATTCCTCCCAGTAACGTACTGATCACATACGCCCTGGCCAGCGGCGGTACCTCCGTTGCAGCACTTTTCATGGGCGGTTACATCCCTGGTATTCTCTGGGGCGTAGGATGTATGGTGGTTGCAGGTATCTGGATGCACAAGCATGGATATCACTCCACCACAAAATATTCCTTTAAAGAAGCGTTAATTACCATCTGGAAAGCCATCCCCAGCCTGCTGCTGATTCTGATCATTGTAGGCGGTATCTGCTCCGGTATTTTCACCGCAACAGAGGCTTCCGGCATCGCCGTTGTGTACAGCCTGTTCCTGTCCCTGATCGTGTATCACACCATCACCGTAAGAGAACTAAAACAGATTCTCCTGGACAGCGGCAAAATGACCGCAACCATCATGTTCCTGGTAGGAACCTCGAACATCATGGCATGGGTAATGGCATTTGCGGGAATCCCGGCAGCCATCTCCAACGTACTGCTGTCTATCTCCAGCAGCAAGGTTGTCATCCTGCTCATCATCAACATATTCCTGCTGTTTGTGGGAACGTTCATGGACATCACACCGGCCGTGCTGATCTTTACACCGATCTTTCTTCCGATTTGCCAGAGCTTCGGCATGTCCGCTCTGCATTTCGGTATTATGATCACTTTCAACCTGTGTATCGGCTGCATCACCCCTCCGGTGGGCAACATCCTTTTCGTGGGACTGAAAGTGTCCAAGCGCAGACTGGAAGCAGTCATGAAACCGCTGGTTCTGTTCTACGCAGCCATCTTCGTGGTACTGATGCTGGTAACCTTTGTACCGGCCGTATCCACAGCCATCCCGTCCATGCTGGGATATTAA
- a CDS encoding aspartate/glutamate racemase family protein — MKEYKGGRPYYGYSVGVLMLDMEAPLIPGNVGNAMSYDFPVLYKVLEGLPADWWCDEIGPDESRCQIFIDAAKELEAKGCKAITSGCGFFAIYQKRVAEAVNIPVFLSPLLMVPMLSRMLGGNRVGILTAGGAHLKGDFLKTVGIDETVNYAVGGLENTEEFYNVHVTCKKKTINPEKMEGEVVAAAKALVAKYPDIKAFVFECSDIPPFARAVVRETGIPVFDFIGLAHMVARAIVPPVYPEFMG, encoded by the coding sequence ATGAAAGAATATAAAGGCGGAAGACCGTATTATGGATATTCTGTAGGCGTGCTCATGTTGGACATGGAGGCACCCCTCATCCCCGGAAACGTAGGAAATGCCATGTCTTATGATTTCCCGGTTCTTTACAAGGTGCTGGAGGGACTGCCGGCTGACTGGTGGTGCGACGAGATCGGCCCGGACGAGAGCCGCTGCCAGATATTCATCGACGCAGCAAAAGAGCTGGAGGCCAAGGGCTGTAAGGCAATCACCTCCGGATGCGGCTTCTTCGCCATCTACCAGAAGCGCGTGGCTGAGGCTGTGAATATCCCGGTATTCTTATCTCCGCTGCTCATGGTTCCCATGCTGTCCCGCATGCTGGGCGGCAACCGCGTAGGCATTCTCACTGCCGGTGGTGCACATCTGAAGGGAGATTTCCTGAAGACAGTCGGCATTGATGAAACCGTAAACTATGCAGTCGGCGGCCTGGAGAACACCGAAGAGTTCTACAATGTACACGTTACCTGCAAGAAGAAAACCATCAACCCGGAGAAGATGGAGGGAGAGGTAGTGGCTGCAGCCAAAGCGCTGGTGGCAAAATACCCGGATATCAAGGCATTTGTATTCGAGTGCAGCGATATCCCGCCGTTTGCAAGAGCCGTGGTACGGGAAACCGGCATTCCGGTATTTGACTTCATCGGTCTGGCACATATGGTGGCACGGGCAATCGTTCCGCCGGTATACCCGGAATTCATGGGCTGA
- a CDS encoding sodium-dependent transporter, protein MGANEHSGESRDVFKNRFGMILSMAGLAIGLGNCWRFPYLCAKWGGGAFVFAYLVGVVGLVAPLAIVEVAMGKGTQKGLVDTYALTFKNKPAGYVLGSVSAFGQWAQNFYYVAIMSAIVYFAVGCGTSIWNRVAPDQIYDSLRGNKPLSIGLYVVLLGILLYTGVKGISKGIEKISNIMVPALFILFIITFVVTVATTPGIVDGLNYYLNPDFSQLANPGLWVAAVGQALFSIGVGPGALLVYGSHIKEHGEITVSVLTICAMDTCAGLLAGLCIIPACIAFGIDPQSGSSLIFKVLPVVFQKMPAGTIVGLLLFVGMFFAAFTSACSNQETAVTSYSDAFHMSRAKVVAIMGVINLAFGIPCLFSNGWESAWQLITSDFFFMPATVLGGIAYAWVFGVKKIRENQIDPDSDIKLGSWFDTWVKFIAVPIMVLLAAYTFIQAF, encoded by the coding sequence ATGGGAGCAAATGAACATTCTGGGGAATCCAGAGACGTTTTTAAGAACAGATTCGGTATGATCCTGTCTATGGCAGGATTGGCAATCGGTCTGGGAAACTGTTGGAGATTTCCCTACCTGTGTGCAAAGTGGGGCGGCGGTGCTTTTGTATTCGCGTATCTGGTTGGTGTCGTAGGGCTTGTGGCACCGCTGGCAATCGTAGAGGTTGCTATGGGTAAAGGAACACAAAAAGGTCTTGTAGATACATATGCACTGACGTTTAAAAATAAGCCGGCCGGTTATGTGTTGGGCTCCGTCAGCGCATTCGGACAGTGGGCGCAGAACTTTTACTATGTGGCGATCATGTCAGCCATTGTTTATTTTGCAGTGGGTTGTGGCACATCCATCTGGAACCGGGTGGCCCCGGATCAGATTTATGACAGCCTGAGAGGGAATAAACCATTGAGCATTGGCCTTTATGTAGTGCTGCTGGGTATTCTTCTTTACACCGGTGTCAAAGGTATTAGCAAAGGAATTGAAAAAATCAGCAATATCATGGTTCCGGCCCTGTTTATTCTGTTTATTATCACTTTTGTTGTTACGGTGGCAACGACACCGGGTATTGTAGACGGCCTGAACTATTATCTGAATCCGGATTTCAGCCAGCTGGCCAATCCGGGACTTTGGGTGGCAGCCGTGGGACAGGCGTTGTTCTCCATCGGTGTGGGCCCCGGTGCGCTGCTGGTATATGGAAGCCATATCAAGGAGCATGGTGAGATTACGGTATCTGTTCTGACCATCTGTGCCATGGATACATGCGCAGGATTGCTCGCAGGACTGTGTATTATTCCGGCCTGTATCGCTTTTGGCATTGATCCCCAGTCAGGTTCCAGTCTGATCTTCAAAGTTCTTCCGGTTGTATTCCAGAAAATGCCGGCAGGTACGATTGTAGGTTTATTACTCTTTGTGGGCATGTTCTTTGCGGCATTTACCAGTGCCTGCAGTAACCAGGAGACGGCTGTTACCTCTTATTCAGATGCGTTCCACATGTCCCGTGCAAAGGTGGTAGCCATTATGGGCGTTATCAACCTGGCATTTGGTATTCCGTGTCTGTTTTCCAACGGATGGGAATCCGCATGGCAGCTGATCACCAGCGATTTCTTCTTCATGCCGGCAACGGTATTGGGCGGAATTGCCTATGCGTGGGTATTCGGCGTCAAGAAGATCAGAGAGAATCAGATCGATCCGGATTCCGATATCAAGCTGGGCAGCTGGTTTGATACGTGGGTAAAATTCATCGCAGTACCGATCATGGTACTTCTGGCAGCATACACATTTATTCAGGCATTCTAA
- a CDS encoding LacI family DNA-binding transcriptional regulator: MRNKGNTGATIKDVAAMAGVSISTVSRALSGKTYVEEETKARVLDAVEKLHYKPNLIAKGLKEKKTNMIAVMIPALDSLYYAALTRSIEQRATEAGYSVMFCNSQNDPEKERKSLEMLKTRLVDGIICLTINDQVEHVLKMRRSENLPIVLLNRDLKEDISCVSIDMEYGSYLMTEYLLKRGHRKIAGVFENLEKQRHRRRYRGYVNALRDYHVGINESYVLSNATEVEDAYHKAKELFSREDHPTAVFVSEEMMVLGVYRALTECGLSIPQDVSVVGFDNIYTAEYMYPALTTYNSMVEEVSRKSVEILLEEIEEGSAPQKIVMRGDVIERESVRSLDV, from the coding sequence ATGCGGAATAAAGGAAATACAGGGGCAACGATCAAAGATGTGGCGGCCATGGCCGGTGTCTCCATCAGTACAGTTTCCAGAGCGCTTTCTGGAAAAACTTATGTCGAGGAAGAGACGAAGGCAAGGGTATTGGATGCAGTAGAGAAGCTCCATTATAAACCAAATCTCATCGCCAAAGGGCTGAAGGAAAAGAAGACGAACATGATCGCGGTGATGATCCCGGCCCTGGACAGCCTTTATTATGCGGCCCTGACCCGAAGTATTGAGCAGCGGGCTACGGAGGCAGGATACTCTGTTATGTTCTGTAACAGCCAGAATGATCCGGAAAAAGAGAGAAAATCACTGGAAATGCTGAAAACCAGACTGGTGGATGGCATTATTTGCCTGACCATCAATGATCAGGTAGAACATGTTTTAAAAATGCGGAGAAGTGAGAATCTTCCGATTGTATTGCTGAACCGTGATCTGAAGGAGGACATTAGCTGTGTCAGCATTGATATGGAATATGGATCCTATCTGATGACGGAATATCTGTTAAAACGAGGGCATCGGAAAATTGCCGGTGTATTCGAAAATCTGGAAAAACAGCGGCATCGAAGAAGGTATAGAGGATATGTGAATGCACTGCGGGATTACCATGTGGGGATCAATGAATCGTATGTGCTGAGCAATGCCACGGAGGTGGAGGATGCTTATCACAAGGCAAAAGAACTCTTTTCCAGAGAAGATCATCCGACAGCGGTATTTGTCAGTGAAGAAATGATGGTGTTGGGTGTCTATCGTGCCCTGACAGAATGCGGTCTTTCCATTCCGCAGGATGTTTCAGTGGTTGGATTCGATAATATTTATACCGCAGAGTATATGTATCCGGCGCTTACTACCTATAATTCCATGGTAGAAGAAGTCTCCAGAAAAAGTGTGGAAATTCTTCTGGAGGAGATTGAGGAAGGCAGTGCACCTCAGAAAATTGTCATGCGCGGCGATGTGATCGAGAGAGAGTCCGTGAGAAGTCTGGATGTATAA
- a CDS encoding type III toxin-antitoxin system ToxN/AbiQ family toxin, whose amino-acid sequence MIYQEGYVYHIKEEYFEKVQDSNLMQNKEGGTYRPTFYCLRDSKTSLLWMVPLSSRVKKFKAIHDKQVTKYGKCLTIVLGEFDGKEAAFLLQNMFPIRDYYLDHIHTRNNNPVPVKHSIHKEVTTCMKKIRQLHSRGKKVVFPDIDRLEQIMLAEVKDNTAD is encoded by the coding sequence ATGATATATCAAGAAGGATACGTTTACCATATTAAAGAGGAATATTTTGAAAAAGTACAGGATTCCAACTTAATGCAGAATAAAGAAGGCGGTACATATCGTCCTACCTTTTACTGTCTGCGTGACAGTAAAACTTCTCTGCTATGGATGGTTCCACTAAGTTCTCGTGTTAAAAAATTTAAAGCAATACACGATAAACAGGTAACTAAATATGGAAAGTGCCTAACAATAGTTTTAGGTGAATTTGATGGAAAAGAAGCTGCTTTTCTTCTCCAGAATATGTTTCCAATCAGAGATTATTATCTTGACCATATACATACTCGAAATAATAATCCGGTTCCTGTTAAACATTCTATTCACAAAGAAGTGACAACCTGTATGAAGAAAATTCGTCAGCTTCATTCCAGAGGCAAAAAAGTTGTATTTCCAGATATTGACCGACTTGAGCAGATTATGCTTGCAGAAGTAAAAGATAACACAGCCGATTAA
- the rho gene encoding transcription termination factor Rho, translating to MREKYESLSVSVLKELAKARGIKSVSAMKKSQVIEAMLALDEKEGAPAQEMIAAPEKKVQEAPAASAEADVPERTAANQEPMEQETPAEQQERGYEHPQGRSYERQYDRSQPERSGQAERGRTGDRTERPAGRYVQNRTRRYQPDRSQSDDRTSERNYERPSERSYDRPAERNYERQTERSYGSSERTERVYDRQPERSYERQPDRVAERQNPYMEGSGDHQERSQQEREESARPPMWESDLDSGIIADGILEVMQDGYGFIRCENFMPGENDVYVSPSQIRKFNLKTGDILRGNTRIKTQGEKFSALLYLKSVNGLPPYEASRRANFEDMTPIFPNQRIRLERNQSSVAMRITDLIAPIGKGQRGMIVSQPKAGKTTLLKDIAKSILANCPQMHLMILLIDERPEEVTDIKEAIQGDNVEVIYSTFDELPEHHKRVSEMVIERAKRLVEHKRDVVILLDSITRLARAYNLTVPPSGRTLSGGLDPAALHMPKRFFGAARNMREGGSLTILATALVETGSKMDDVVFEEFKGTGNMELVLDRKLSEKRVFPAIDIARSGTRREDLLLDREEQEAVDIMRKALNGMRQDEAVENILNLFARTRNNREFIQMVKKTRLV from the coding sequence ATGAGAGAAAAATATGAATCGTTATCAGTGAGTGTATTAAAGGAGCTGGCGAAGGCGCGGGGAATTAAGTCCGTGTCTGCCATGAAGAAAAGTCAGGTGATCGAGGCCATGCTTGCCCTGGATGAGAAGGAGGGGGCTCCGGCACAGGAGATGATCGCTGCGCCGGAGAAAAAGGTGCAGGAGGCACCGGCTGCGTCTGCGGAGGCAGATGTTCCGGAGCGCACAGCAGCAAACCAGGAACCGATGGAGCAGGAGACACCGGCAGAGCAGCAGGAACGGGGATACGAACATCCGCAAGGCCGAAGCTACGAGCGGCAGTATGACCGCAGTCAGCCGGAACGCAGTGGACAGGCAGAGCGCGGCCGCACCGGTGACCGGACAGAGCGCCCGGCGGGACGCTATGTGCAGAACCGAACCCGCCGATATCAGCCAGACCGCAGCCAGAGTGATGACAGAACGTCGGAACGGAATTACGAGCGTCCATCAGAGCGCAGCTACGATCGTCCGGCAGAGCGAAATTATGAACGCCAGACCGAGCGCAGTTATGGTTCATCAGAACGGACTGAGCGTGTCTACGACCGTCAGCCAGAGCGCAGCTATGAGCGGCAGCCGGACCGCGTGGCAGAACGGCAGAACCCTTACATGGAGGGCAGTGGGGATCATCAGGAGAGAAGCCAGCAGGAGCGGGAAGAATCTGCCCGTCCGCCCATGTGGGAGAGTGATCTGGACAGCGGCATCATCGCAGACGGCATTCTGGAAGTGATGCAGGATGGCTATGGCTTTATCCGCTGTGAGAACTTTATGCCCGGTGAGAATGACGTGTATGTTTCGCCGTCCCAGATCCGCAAGTTTAATCTGAAAACCGGCGATATCCTGCGGGGCAACACCAGGATCAAGACCCAGGGAGAGAAGTTCAGTGCCCTGCTGTATCTGAAGTCTGTCAACGGCCTGCCCCCCTATGAGGCATCCCGGCGGGCAAATTTTGAGGACATGACGCCGATCTTCCCGAACCAGCGCATCCGGCTGGAGCGGAACCAGAGCAGTGTGGCCATGCGGATCACCGATCTGATCGCGCCCATCGGTAAGGGCCAGCGAGGCATGATCGTATCCCAGCCCAAGGCAGGTAAGACGACATTATTGAAAGACATTGCAAAATCGATCCTGGCAAACTGCCCGCAGATGCATCTGATGATCCTGCTCATCGATGAGCGGCCGGAGGAAGTAACGGATATCAAAGAAGCCATCCAGGGAGATAATGTGGAAGTCATCTATTCCACCTTTGATGAGCTGCCGGAGCACCACAAACGGGTGTCTGAGATGGTGATCGAGCGTGCTAAGCGTCTGGTAGAGCACAAGCGGGACGTGGTGATCCTGCTGGACAGCATCACCCGACTGGCCCGGGCCTACAACCTGACTGTGCCGCCCAGCGGAAGAACGTTGTCCGGCGGTCTGGATCCTGCGGCGCTGCATATGCCCAAGCGGTTCTTCGGTGCGGCCAGAAATATGCGGGAGGGCGGCAGCCTGACCATTCTGGCGACGGCTCTTGTGGAGACCGGCAGCAAGATGGACGATGTGGTGTTCGAGGAGTTCAAGGGAACCGGCAACATGGAGCTGGTGCTTGACCGGAAGCTTTCCGAGAAGCGGGTATTCCCGGCCATCGATATCGCAAGATCAGGAACGAGGCGGGAGGATCTGCTCCTTGACCGGGAAGAGCAGGAGGCCGTGGATATCATGCGCAAGGCATTAAACGGCATGCGCCAGGATGAAGCGGTGGAAAATATCCTGAATCTGTTTGCAAGGACAAGAAATAACCGGGAATTCATCCAGATGGTGAAAAAGACCCGGCTGGTATAA
- a CDS encoding YoaK family protein has product MDKREQMSESFRLGVLLAITGGFLDAYSYVARGKVFATAETGNMVLMGLNIAQGNWQKVPHYLIPIVCYALGVLVAEQIKGRYKNNTDINMHWRQIVVLAEILVVAVAAFIPQGELDIIANSSIAFVCSMQVESFRKVNGNAYATTMCTGNLRSGMEHIHKMLFQNNRESRKAALEYFGIIASFIFGAMVGVWTADRWQGARSPCLLRFSGGGICHYVCPGRENPGRGTERSKKISIK; this is encoded by the coding sequence ATGGATAAGAGAGAACAGATGTCGGAATCCTTCCGTCTGGGCGTGCTGCTGGCCATCACAGGAGGTTTCCTGGATGCCTACAGCTATGTGGCGCGGGGAAAAGTATTTGCCACTGCCGAGACGGGCAATATGGTGCTGATGGGACTGAACATCGCCCAGGGAAACTGGCAGAAGGTGCCGCATTATCTGATCCCGATCGTCTGCTATGCGCTGGGCGTGCTGGTGGCAGAGCAGATCAAGGGACGGTATAAGAATAATACGGACATCAATATGCACTGGCGGCAGATCGTGGTGCTGGCGGAGATCCTGGTGGTGGCTGTGGCAGCTTTTATTCCGCAGGGCGAATTGGATATCATTGCCAATTCTTCCATTGCGTTTGTTTGCTCCATGCAGGTGGAGAGCTTTCGCAAGGTGAACGGCAATGCCTATGCCACGACCATGTGTACCGGCAATTTACGAAGCGGGATGGAACATATTCACAAAATGCTGTTCCAGAACAACCGGGAATCAAGGAAAGCGGCGCTGGAATACTTTGGCATCATTGCTTCGTTTATCTTCGGCGCCATGGTCGGCGTGTGGACGGCAGACCGGTGGCAGGGGGCGCGCAGCCCTTGTCTGCTGCGGTTTTCTGGTGGCGGTATTTGCCATTATGTTTGTCCGGGAAGAGAAAACCCAGGAAGAGGAACAGAGAGAAGCAAAAAAATATCAATAAAATAA
- the eutH gene encoding ethanolamine utilization protein EutH, which produces MISWIVAIGVLVGMADSLTGNHFKIGETFQRGFRLIGSMMISMAGIMALAPVIAGWIAPLILPLFRQLQMDPSIVSILMGNDMGGYQMAKSLAEDHQVGMMLGGITAGMFGGTLTFSIPLGFSLIQGDARKSFSKGMLIGIGCIPVGSIAGGLVLGIAPSKVLWNNIPVLFLTVLIVLGFVCMQDRLVKIMEIFGKIIEWTGTIGIGIGAFTYLTGIVVIPGMLPIMDTMQTVCGMTVTMIGMFPVLEIFRRVFQSLLDHIGNLVGMGADGCSGIIFTLASAAPVFPMLNDMNETGAILNAAWIVGCAATFGSQMGLIMSIGSEYIPAFLMAKFACGFTALAAAIFYTWHANKNKAEN; this is translated from the coding sequence ATGATATCCTGGATTGTTGCAATCGGTGTGCTGGTGGGGATGGCAGATTCCCTGACAGGAAATCACTTTAAAATTGGAGAAACGTTTCAGAGAGGATTTCGTCTGATCGGTTCTATGATGATATCGATGGCGGGCATTATGGCGCTGGCGCCGGTCATTGCAGGGTGGATCGCGCCGCTGATTTTACCGCTGTTCCGGCAGCTGCAGATGGATCCGTCGATTGTTTCTATATTAATGGGAAATGATATGGGCGGATACCAGATGGCAAAATCTCTGGCAGAAGACCACCAGGTGGGGATGATGCTGGGGGGCATCACCGCGGGCATGTTTGGTGGAACACTGACATTTAGTATTCCGCTGGGATTTTCTCTGATTCAGGGGGATGCGAGAAAGTCTTTTTCCAAAGGAATGCTTATTGGCATTGGCTGTATTCCGGTAGGCAGCATTGCAGGTGGGTTAGTGCTTGGAATTGCACCATCCAAAGTGTTGTGGAATAATATTCCGGTATTATTTTTGACCGTCCTGATTGTTTTGGGATTTGTGTGTATGCAGGATCGGCTGGTAAAAATCATGGAAATATTTGGGAAAATTATTGAGTGGACAGGTACCATTGGCATTGGAATCGGTGCGTTTACCTATCTGACCGGAATTGTGGTGATTCCGGGAATGCTGCCTATTATGGATACGATGCAGACTGTGTGCGGAATGACCGTTACGATGATCGGAATGTTTCCTGTGCTGGAAATATTCCGAAGGGTTTTCCAGTCTCTGCTGGATCATATTGGCAATCTGGTAGGCATGGGGGCAGACGGATGCAGTGGGATCATCTTTACGCTGGCCAGTGCTGCACCGGTATTTCCTATGTTAAATGACATGAATGAGACCGGAGCAATTCTCAATGCAGCCTGGATTGTGGGCTGTGCAGCTACGTTTGGAAGTCAGATGGGATTGATCATGAGTATTGGGTCAGAATATATACCGGCATTTTTGATGGCAAAATTTGCCTGCGGGTTTACAGCTCTTGCTGCGGCAATTTTTTATACTTGGCACGCAAACAAAAATAAAGCAGAAAATTAA
- a CDS encoding ethanolamine utilization protein EutH, whose product MDKIITVLIAVGILIGVTDTLRGNKWKLGEKFQQGFRLIGSMMISMAGIMTMAPVIALVLKPVAVPLFTRLHMDPSILSILLSCDMGGYPLAMSLAQNEKIGLMLGVVTAGMFGGTLTFTIPLGFGLIEKEDVPWFSRGILIGVGCIPVGSIVSGLLLQIPVREVLWNSLPVLLMSVLIVYGMCRIPEKMISIMEKLGRAIECLGLIGIAAGSMEYLTGWEIIPGMEPLMDSMQVVCQITITLIGMFPVLELFTRILKNPLNRLGDKVGLDVTSVSGMIFSLASSVPVFSLMKNMTKKGIIVNTAWIVLVSGMFGSQLGLVLGIGDGLLMPYMIGKLAAAAVGVAVSLVAARAYERETVADEKPYLDVAPFSYSRYDNR is encoded by the coding sequence ATGGATAAGATCATTACGGTATTGATTGCAGTTGGTATTTTAATTGGCGTAACAGATACGCTGCGGGGCAATAAATGGAAGCTGGGGGAGAAATTCCAGCAGGGCTTCCGTCTGATTGGTTCCATGATGATTTCCATGGCAGGCATTATGACCATGGCACCGGTCATTGCACTGGTGTTAAAGCCGGTGGCAGTGCCGCTGTTCACCAGACTTCATATGGATCCTTCCATTTTGAGTATTCTGCTGAGCTGTGATATGGGAGGCTATCCGCTGGCTATGTCGCTGGCGCAGAACGAGAAGATCGGTCTGATGCTCGGTGTAGTGACAGCCGGTATGTTTGGCGGCACTTTGACGTTCACCATTCCGCTGGGCTTTGGCCTGATTGAGAAAGAGGATGTGCCGTGGTTTTCCAGGGGAATCCTCATCGGCGTGGGGTGTATCCCGGTGGGCAGCATTGTCAGCGGTCTGCTTTTACAAATTCCGGTAAGAGAAGTGCTTTGGAACAGTCTTCCGGTGCTTTTGATGTCTGTGCTGATCGTATATGGCATGTGCAGAATTCCAGAGAAGATGATCTCCATCATGGAGAAGCTGGGACGAGCCATTGAGTGCCTGGGGCTCATCGGTATCGCAGCAGGCAGTATGGAATATCTGACCGGATGGGAGATCATCCCGGGTATGGAGCCGTTGATGGATTCCATGCAGGTGGTCTGCCAGATCACCATTACCCTTATCGGCATGTTTCCGGTGCTGGAGCTGTTTACCCGGATTCTGAAGAATCCGCTGAACCGGCTGGGGGATAAGGTGGGACTGGATGTTACCAGTGTGTCCGGTATGATTTTTTCCCTGGCAAGCTCCGTTCCGGTGTTCTCTCTCATGAAGAATATGACCAAGAAGGGCATCATCGTGAACACCGCCTGGATCGTTCTGGTATCCGGCATGTTTGGCAGTCAGCTGGGACTGGTACTGGGAATTGGCGATGGCCTGCTGATGCCTTATATGATTGGAAAGCTTGCGGCAGCAGCGGTTGGCGTTGCGGTATCCCTGGTGGCAGCGAGAGCTTATGAGAGGGAGACAGTTGCGGATGAGAAACCATACCTGGATGTTGCACCGTTTAGCTACAGCAGATACGACAACAGATAA